The Microcoleus sp. FACHB-672 genomic interval CTGAAAAAGTCAGCTTCATCCATTTTAGTAATACTAAGCGAGATAGCATCAAGAATTGCTGGAATACGGTATTCTGGCGGTATCCTAAGCAAGAACCTTGAGACAGCGGAAAAAAGAATTTTTTGTCCTAAAATAGTATATAAAATACTGGCATCTCGTGTTTTCTTTATACTTGCTTTTTGATTCGCATTTAATTGAGGTTGCTCTGGTTGAATAGGGATATTTATGCCTGCGTGGTTAAGCTGTAATACCCAATCCTTGAATGGCTGAAGTTCAGCAAAAAACCACTTAAGCAATACTTTTGTGCCTATTTCAGGAAGTCTAGGATGAGACTCATAATAGGTCTCCAGAGCCATATTACGCTCAGTTGGTGAGTTGAATGATTTCTTTAAAGCTTCCTTCTGATAATCTTTCAATAATTCAATAGTACATTGGCTAACCAAATCCAGAGTCGTTAGATAAGGTTCTGATTGAGTCAAGCTTGGTGATGTGGAAGACCATCTAATGAATCTCTCTTCAAGCACTTTTTCCTCTAAAAGCTTTCTAGGAATCAATGCTGATATTTTACTGTCATCAAGCAATAGTTGAGTTTGTTTATCGATTGATTTCGCAGTCTTATTTATAACTGTAAAGATATTACGAGTTGATTTGATTATCTCATCTCTTACAGTTTTGCTGGAGTCTGCATGACCAACCCTACCAAGATTGCCAAATACTAAATAAACTACTGGGATGTCAAAGGTTTCTGAGCAACTGAAATTGTCCTTAATTTGTTGAGGACTTAAAAGCTCTTTTCCAGTATGGGCATCCCAATATCTCTTTAATGAAAGAAGTCTATGTTGACCATCAATTACAATTCTAGCTACGTTCTTATACAGCTTTAAAGTGACCCATTTTTCCAAAATTATTCCCTTACTCTGAGCTGGAGTAAAGTCCCAAAACTCTCTTTGGTCATTCGAGTTGGGCAAAAGCACGACTACAATTGAATTAAAAAAGCGAATTCCACCCTGCGCTAGGTAAGAAAATATTTCTGTCTTCGCTCTGTTTTCATCTAGTTTTCTCTGAACTCGTTCTGAAAAGCTCCAACTTCTTTGAATGTCATCAGCAAATTGAATGTTTTCAACTGCATCACTTTGCTCAAGAGTGGTTATGAAGTACCTTACCTCACCAAATTTACCAGTAATTGCTTTATATTCAATCGTCTCTGGAGACTGAGCATCTAATTCCATTTTCTAACTCCTCTGTGTATTAAACTTGGGTTGACATAGCTGAATTAACAGGCTTTCCAACTCTCTGGAAATATTTATTGGACAAGGGAGACAAACGAATAAAAATTCATCCTTATGTCTTAAGCTTGCGTACTTTGAGAAAAACCCATCGTCTCGCTCCAAATGCTGAACAAATCTC includes:
- a CDS encoding DGQHR domain-containing protein, coding for MELDAQSPETIEYKAITGKFGEVRYFITTLEQSDAVENIQFADDIQRSWSFSERVQRKLDENRAKTEIFSYLAQGGIRFFNSIVVVLLPNSNDQREFWDFTPAQSKGIILEKWVTLKLYKNVARIVIDGQHRLLSLKRYWDAHTGKELLSPQQIKDNFSCSETFDIPVVYLVFGNLGRVGHADSSKTVRDEIIKSTRNIFTVINKTAKSIDKQTQLLLDDSKISALIPRKLLEEKVLEERFIRWSSTSPSLTQSEPYLTTLDLVSQCTIELLKDYQKEALKKSFNSPTERNMALETYYESHPRLPEIGTKVLLKWFFAELQPFKDWVLQLNHAGINIPIQPEQPQLNANQKASIKKTRDASILYTILGQKILFSAVSRFLLRIPPEYRIPAILDAISLSITKMDEADFFRRNKSHWSYVLVQPNAKLNMITKGSGSERCIELIKMILLDSSDGVRELIKRTKEEVSNEVNWTENLILTWRKDFHVVLPDVELIDEQIKKSSESDESFAGVRDLLNSSEEDEEESDEIEYDEDIYKETEEVQD